In Haliaeetus albicilla chromosome 12, bHalAlb1.1, whole genome shotgun sequence, a genomic segment contains:
- the SLC24A5 gene encoding sodium/potassium/calcium exchanger 5 produces the protein MRAGARRRTLLLLLLLRLAAWQRGARAQRPPADAGNRTGCVLSSSSEFPEGFFTPQERKDGGIVIYFIIILYMFLAVSIVCDDYFLPSLEIISECLGLSQDVAGATFMAAGSSAPELVTAFLGVFVTKGDIGVSTILGSAIYNLLGISAACGLFSSVVSRLSCWPLFRDCLAYTISVAAVLAMISDNRIYWYESASLLLIYGCYILVLCFDIKINQYLMKKFSPCCTCFTKAMEENAEQQPLVGWREESGPLIRQQSRTDSGIFQDELDYTQLSTSLHGLDEISEDHPSVFTMPEADIKRILWVLSLPIITLLYLTIPDCRRQFWRNWFMVTFLISAAWISAITYVLVWMITIAGETLGIPESVMGLTLLAAGTSVPDTVASVLVARKGNGDMAMSNILGSNVFDMLCLGIPWFIKTAFINTSGPIEVNSSGLTYTAISLICSVVFIFLAVHLNGWKIDKKLGAICLVLYLVFTIVSILYELGIIGNNPTRVCGN, from the exons ATGCGGGCGGGCGCGCGGCGGCGgacgctgctgctgctgctgttgctgcgGCTGGCGGCCTGGCAGCGGGGAGCGCGCGCCCAGCGCCCGCCCGCAGACGCAG GAAACAGGACAGGTTGCGTCCTTTCTTCTTCATCGGAGTTTCCTGAAGGATTTTTTACACCGCAGGAGAGAAAGGATGGAGGAATCGTTATCTATTTCATAATTATACTTTACATGTTTCTGGCAGTGTCCATTGTCTGCGATGATTATTTCCTACCTTCTCTAGAGATCATCAGTGAAT GCCTTGGCCTCTCTCAGGATGTTGCTGGAGCAACTTTTATGGCTGCTGGAAGTTCTGCTCCAGAGCTTGTCACTGCTTTTCTAG GAGTCTTCGTGACAAAGGGTGATATCGGCGTCAGCACCATCCTTGGATCAGCAATCTATAATCTTCTTGGTATTTCTGCAGCTTGTGGGCTGTTTTCCAGCGTG GTTTCAAGGCTATCCTGTTGGCCGCTGTTTAGAGACTGTCTGGCATATACAATTAGTGTAGCGGCGGTCCTTGCGATGATATCTGACAACAGAATTTACTG GTATGAAAGTGCATCCTTATTATTGATATACGGGTGTTATATTCTGGTACTATGTTTTGACATTAAAATCAACCAATACCTCATGAAAAAGTTCAGTCCCTGCTGTACGTGTTTCACAAAAGCTATGGAAGAGAATGCTGAGCAGCAGCCACTGGTTGGATGGAGGGAAGAGAGCGGACCTCTAATTCGTCAACAGTCAAGAACAGATAGTGGAATTTTTCAAGATGAGCTGGACTACACTCAACTTTCAACAAGCTTGCATGGGCTTGATGAGATCTCTGAAG ATCATCCAAGTGTCTTCACCATGCCTGAAGCAGATATAAAGAGAATTTTGTGGGTGTTATCCCTTCCTATTATTACACTACTCTATTTGACTATACCGGATTGCAGAAGACAGTTTTGGAGGAACTGGTTCATGgtgacatttttaatttcagcagcATGGATTTCGGCAATAACTTATGTTCTTGTATGGATGATAACAATAGCAG GTGAAACACTGGGAATTCCAGAGTCAGTAATGGGTCTCACATTACTAGCAGCAGGAACAAGTGTACCAGATACAGTTGCAAGTGTGCTGGTGGCTCGAAAAG GAAATGGAGATATGGCTATGTCTAACATTTTAGGATCCAATGTATTTGACATGCTCTGTTTGGGAATACCCTGGTTTATAAAAACTGCCTTCATAAATACATCAGGACCCATAGAAGTGAACAGCAGTGGTTTGACATACACAGCCATTTCTCTTATctgttctgttgtttttatttttctggcagTTCACCTGAATGGCTGGAAAATAGATAAAAAATTGGGAGCAATCTGTCTTGTACTGTACTTAGTATTTACTATAGTATCAATTTTATATGAACTTGGCATCATAGGGAACAATCCTACAAGGGTCTGTGGTAACTAG